The DNA sequence CATCACTCCCGAGGGCGACCTCCGGCTGCACCCGACGTCCATCAAGGCGGTGGGGATCAAGGTAGGGGGCTTGATGAAGTTCTTCGGCCTCAACCTGGAGAAGATGGTGAACACCAGCGGGGCCCGCGGCGTCCGGATCGAGGGCAACGACTTTCTGCTCTCGCCCACGGGGCTGCTGCCGCCACCCAAGGTGCAGGGGCGGGTGGTCGCCGTCGAGGTGACCGACACGGAGCTGGTGCAGGTGTTCGGGCCCAGGCCCGAGTCGGAGGCGCATCCGCGCGCTCCTCCCGAGCCCAAGGCGCCGAATTACATGTTTTTCCGTGGCGGGGTGCTGCGCTTCGGGAAGCTCACCATGACCGACACCGACCTGCTCATCGTCGACGCCGAGCCGAAGGATCGCTTCGACTTCTTCCTGGATCACTACAACGAACAGCTGGTCGCGGGCTATTCCAGGAACACCCCCGATCACGGGCTCATCGTGACCATGCCCGATTACGCGGCGCTCAAGTCGGACCGCCGGTTGCCTCCGCCGGCGGTCCGCTAGCGGCGTGCCGGCCCCGGACCGAGCTACTTGAGCTCAGACTCGCTGCCGACGGATGCTGCCGCCTGGTTGATGCCGCTCTCGCCGATCTGGGTGAGTTTCTGGTCGGCGGCCTCCTCCTCCTCGAGGGTCTGTTGCAGCAGCCTCTCCGCATCTGAGTAGCCCAGGAGCTGGGCGTAGGTCCGCAGACAGCCGTAGGCGGCCATCTCGTAGTGCTCGACCCGTTGAGCTGCGGCGATCAGGGCCGCGTCGATCACGGCGCCTTCGCCCTCCTGCTCCAGGATCTCCTTACCTTCCTCCAATAGACCTTCCATGCCCTTGCACTTCTTGCCGCGGGCCGTCTGCTCGAGGGCCTTGAAGATCTGCTCCAGGCGCTGCACGTGGCCCTGCGTCTGCTTGAGATGGTGCGTGAAGGCCTGTTGCAAGTCCTGCGACTCCGCGGCCTTAGCCATGCGGGGCAGGGCACGCACGATTTGCTTCTCGGCGCTGTAAATGTCCTTCAGCTCTTCCAGAAAGAGCTTGTCGAGGGAATCGAGACTCATGGGATGCTCCGACACCTGAGGAAAAAAGTCGTGTCACACTCCGCGTGTCACACAGTGGCGGCCCATGATATTGTGCAATCCGAGCCCGGGATGTGATGGTGCTCTCACTGGCGGGGTATCGGCCGCTCGGCCCGAACGGGCGGCTGGCGCCAGCCCACCTGGGCTGCTATTTTGCTCATGTGGGCAACCCCTCGAGCGGGAGGCGACGGTGTCGAGCTACCCCGATGTCGGCAGAGTCGTGCAGCACCTGGGCGGGCGGAAGGTGCTGCGGGAGCACCTCGCCAGCGTGGCGGATGTGGAGCGCGCCGTGGGAAAGGGGCTGCCGTACGCGTCGCTCACCCATGTGATCCGAGGCTATCCCGAGCGGCAGCAGCGCCACGTACAGGAGATCGTGCTGCCCCGCTCCACCCTGCAGCGCCGGGAAGGAGAGGGTCGCCTCAAGCCGGCGGAGAGCGAGCGGTTGGAGCGCATCGCCCGGCTCACGGCGCTGGCCGAGCAGGTGTGGGAGTCGCCGGAGGAGGCGCAGCGGTTTCTGACCACGGACCATCCGATGCTCGAGGGCCAGGCCCCGCTGGACCTCGCCGCCACCGACCTCGGCACGCGCCGGGTGGAAGCGCTGCTCTGGAAGCTCGAGTACAGTCTCCCGGTGTGAGGCCCCGCCGATGACGGTCTACCGGGTGGCCAAGCGGAGGTATCCGGTGTACGACGGCAGCGGGGCCGCGCTCGAAGGCGGCAGATGGAACTCGCCCGGGCGGACCCTGATCTACACATCGGAGCATTACGCCACCGCCATCCTGGAAAAGCTGGTGCATGGGGGACGCACGCGCCTTCCCGGCCGGCATCATGCGGCGGCGATTCACCTGCCCGACGATCTGCCGATGGAGCGGTTCGATCCGGCACGTCATTCAGGCTGGGATCATGAAGACTCCCCCGTGGCCAGGAATTTCGGGGACGCCTGGCACAGCGAGGCCCGGACCGCCGTCCTGTTCGTGCCATCCCTCGCGGGCCAGCCGGTGGAGTGGAACGCCATCATCAACCCCGCGCACCCCGATGCGGGTCGGCTGACCGTGATGCCCGTGTTCGACGTGATCTGGGACGGACGGCTCTTCGGGCCGGCCCCGTTCCGCGAATCTTGAGCCTGCCTGCTCCGTAGGACAGATTTCAGACCCTTCCCCCCTCTGCCCCGTGGGATGTCTCATGCCACCCAGAACCCTCGTGCATGTCGTGCGTCTGGCCATGCTCTCGGGGGGTGTCCTCTTTTCTATTGGATGCCACCACGGCGGCGGACCGGCGAGCGCCCCCGTGGGAGCGGATTTCCTCGCCGACGACATGAACCCGTCCGTCGATCCGGGCGTGGATTTCTTTGAGTACGCCAACGGCGGCTGGCTCGACCGAAACCCCATTCCACCATCCGAATCGAACTGGGGCATCGGGCAGGTGGTCCGGGAGCAGCTCTACCTCAATCTCCGCCGGATCAACGAGCGGTCCGCATCCGCCGCACACCCCGCGGGCAGCGACGAGCAGAAGATCGGAGATTTCTGGGCGACGGCCATGGACACGGCCAAGGCGGAACGCCTGGGCGTCCACCCGCTCGACGCGGAGCTCGCCAGGATCGACGGCATCACCGGCCCCCGCGAGGCACTCGATGTCGCCTTCGCCCTGCAGCCACTCGGGGTCGGCGCGTTCTTCGGCGTCTCCGTGGGCCAGGACGAGAAGGCGAGCGATGTCATGGCCGTCCATCTGTATCAAGGTGGGCTCGGGCTGCCCGATCGCGATTACTACATCAACCCCGACACGGGGGTGGCGCGGACCCGCGAGGAGTACGTCGCCCACCTGGCGCGGACGCTCGAGCTGCTCGGCCGCGACGCCGCCGGTGCGCGGAGCGCGGCGGCGAGGATCATGGCGTTCGAGAGCTCACTGGCCAGGGCTTCCCGCAAGTTGGAGGATCTGCGGGACCCGCAGGCGAACTACCACAAGATGACGCCGGCCGAGCTGACATCGAAGCACACGCCCTCGATCGACTGGGCGGAGCGGCTCGGCGCATGGAAGCTCCGCCCGGAGTTCGTCATCGTGGGCCAGCCGGAGTTCTTCTCCGCCCTGGACAGCCTGCTGGCGCGGACCCCGGCGCCGGTACTCCAGGACTATCTCCGCTTCCGTCTGGTCTCGAGCTACTCGGAGTATCTGAGCAAGGCGTTCGACGAGGAGCACTTCAGGTTCTACCATCAGGTGCTCGCCGGGCAGGAGGAGCCTCGGCTCCGCTGGAAGCGCGTGCTCGACGCGCAAGGCGACGCGATGGGCATGGTACTCGGCCGCCGCTTCGTGAAGGAGTACTTTCCCCCCGCCGCCAAGCGGCGCTATACCGCGATGGTGGAGGCGATTCGCGCCGCCTACCGCGAGCGCATCCACCGGCTCGACTGGATGAGCGGCGCGACCAAGGCCAGGGCATTACAGAAGCTCGCCGGCATCACCCCCAAGGTGGGCTACCCGGACAAGTGGAAGGACTATTCGGCGCTGGTGATCGGCCGCGAGTCGTATGCCGCCAACATGATGAACGGGGCCCGCTGGCAGTTCGACGACATGATCTCCAAGTACGGCAAGCCGGTCGACCGGACCGAATGGGGCATGACGCCGCAGACGTACAACGCCTACTACAGTGCCGCGAACAACGAGATCGTGCTGCCGGCCGCGATCTTCACCATCATGGGCCTGGCGGACGATCAGATCGACGACGCGGTGGCCTACGGCTACGTCGGTGCCTCGACCATCGGTCACGAGATCACCCATGGCTTCGACGATGAGGGACGCCAGTTCGACGCGGCGGGGAATCTCACCGATTGGTGGACTAAGGAAGACGCCGAGCGGTTCCGCCAGCGCGCCGAGGTGATGGTAAAGCAGTTCGACGCGTATCAGCCCTTGCCTGGCCTGCACATCAATGGCAAGGCCAGCCTGGGAGAGAACATCGCGGATTATGGCGGCATCCTGCTCGGCCTCGATGCCTTCAGGCACACCGAGCAGTACCGGAGCGGCAAGAAGATCGGTGGACTTACGCCGGTGCAGCGCTACTTCATGGGATACGCGCTCGGCTGGCTCTCCCGGGATCGAGACGCCTACCTGAGGAGCCTGCTGTTGAGCAACGTCCACGCGCCGGCCAAATGGCGCGTGCTGGGTCCGATGGCGAACATCCCCGAATTCTACGCGGCATTCGGGGTCAAGCCCGGCCAGCCGATGTGGCGGCCGGAGGCCGAGCGGGTGCGGATCTGGTGAGGTTCACCGTAGCGCCCGCCGCGTACCAGCGAGCATGGAATTGCATGTGAGCATGGAGTTGCACCGAGATCACGACTTCCTGCACTCTTGGCCAATTCCGGCCACCTGACCACCCGGTACCTGCTGTGGCATCACCACAGCCGTGCCACAAACGACCTTCCGGATCGCTCCGCGTAACTCATACTGCGCGGCCCCGTTAGACCCTGGCCAGCGTTCCTGGCCCCCAGCCTGCCTCCCTCTCCCAGCGTTACCGGAGCCGTTGCAATCAGCCCTTGGCCGGTAGCTCACCCGAGCACTCGCGGGAGGTGATATGCAGTCGATCATCGCTCGTTCGATCGTGGTTGCTGTTCGTGCCCGTGTCGAGATGTGTGCGGTGGTTTGCCTGTCCGCCTTTCCCGCCGGGCAGCCGAAGGAGCCCGCGCCGGCACCCCGGAGCGCGGCGCCCGAGGCGCCGGCCTTGCCGGTGTCCGCCGAGGATAGTGCGATGGCCGAAGGGCGACTCACGGCACTGCAGCTGCGCCGGCCGTTGCAGGATTATTTCGCGCGCTTCAGCGACGATCGGGTGCTGGTGCGCCGGGTGGCACGCGCCGTCGCGCTGGAAGCCAAGCGCCAGAATGTGGCGGCATCACTGATCGCGGCCGTGGTGGTCACCGAGAACACCACCCTCACGCCCGAGGCGGAGAGCTCGGTCGGCGCACGCGGACTCATGCAGGTGATGCCGATGCATGCCGGCCGGCTGGGCTGCCAGTCGGACGACCTCGATGAGGTCGAGAGCAACATCTGCCACGGGACCAAGATCCTGTCCCGGAACCTGCGCACCACCAACTCATCGTTCGTGGCCCTGCTGCGCTACAACGGCTGTGTGAAGGGCACCAACACCCCGAACTGCCGGATGTACCCGGTCCGAGTGCTGGCCCGGGCTGGGCGGGTGCGTCAGCAGATGCTGGCGGCCTACGCCGAGCAGCCGGTGCCCGCAGTGGGAGCCGGAGCGGACGCGGCTCGCGTCATCCAGCTGGCGCAGCGCTGAGCTGCTCGGTCAGACCTCGGGCGGCCCCACGCCCGTCTGCCGCCGCCAGATCTCCCGCAGTGTGTCCATCGTATCCGCCTCGGCCGCGGACTTGTCCGGCCGGTAGCCCTTGATCCGCGCGAATCGGAGCGCCAGGCCGCCAGGGTATTGCGGGCTGCTCTGGAGATCGTTGAACGCCACCTCCACCACCAGCTCGGGCCGCACGTACACGGTGTGCCCGTCGCGTGAGACCTCGAGCTCCTGCAGCCGCTCTGTCTGCCAGGCGAGCATCTCGTCCGTCATCCCCTTGAACGTCTTGCCCAGCATCACGAAGCCACCGTGCTCGCTGTCGCGCGCGCCGAGGTGCAGGTTGCTGAGCCAGCCGCGCCGGCGGCCGTGGCCCCACTCGGCGGCCAGGACCACCAGGTCCAGCGTGCGGACCGGCTTCACCTTGAGCCACCGGCGGCCGCGGCGCCCCGCCTCGTAGACCGAGTCGACCGCTTTGGCCATGATGCCCTCGTGACCCCGCCCGAGTGACGCGGCGAGAAACTCACGCGCCTCCTCGACCGACGCGGTCACCAGCCGCGGCACCAGGAACTCGGCCGGCACGGCCTTCACCAGCTCGGCGGAGCGGCGGTAGAGCGGCTCGTCGATGAGGGGAACGCCGTCGAGATAGAGCAGATCGAAGAGGAAGAGCGTGAGCGGCGTCGTCCCACGCGTCCGCTCGACCTCGAGCCGGCGGCCGAACCGGCTCATGGTCGTCTGGAACGGGTGCGGCGTGCCGTCTGGGCGGAGGGCGATCGACTCGCCCTCCAGGATCAGCTCGCGGGCGGGCATGGCGCGGGCGGCCTCCACCAACTCTGGCACCGCCGGCGTGACCTCGTTGAGCCGGCGGGAGTAGACCCGGATCTCGTCGCCGGCCTTGTGAATCTGCACCCGCGCGCCGTCCAGCTTGTATTCCAGCGCCGCCTCGCCCAGCTCGCCCAGTGCCTCGGCTTCGCTCTCCGCGGTCCCGGCAAGCATCGGGAGCACCGGCCGAAAGAGCTGCACGGCGAAGGCGGCCAGGCCACCTAGCCCCTCCACCAGGGCCGCCTTGGCCACCCGGGGAACGTCCCCCGCCATCATGACCGCCCGGCGCACGTCCGTCGCCGGCACGCCGGCGGCGTGCGCGACGGCCTCGATCACCAACCCCTCGACCGCGCCCTGGCGAAGCTCGCCCATGATGAGCCCGAAGAAGAACTGCTGCTCGTCGGCTGTCATCCGCCCGAGCAGCTCCCGGAGGAGTCGCTGCTTCGTTTCCGCCGATCCTTTTCCACTGGCCCGGGCGATGAGCTCGAGGGTGGCGTCCACTTCGGCGAGCACCACCGTGGACGACTCTACCGCCGGACCGGATGCGGCCGCCTGAAGCGCGGCCCAGCCGACGCCGAGCTTGTCCTGCCGGACGGCGCCGGAGAGGTAGGCGGTGGCGATCTCGATCTCCGGCGGCGGCACCGTTGTGAGCAGCGCGGCCAGCAGGCCGATCTTGTCGCGGCGACCGCTGGCCTCCGCCACCCGGCGGGAGGTCTCGACCAGGGAGGCGAGCTTCAGGGGGACGTCCGAGCTCGAGTCATTCAGCTCGATGAATCGCGCCGGAGCCCAATCCCCCCATCGCACCGTCCTCGCCGAACCAGGCCACACCCGAGCCCATGCTGCCCAGGCCGATGAATCCGATTTTCATGACGGTTCACTCAGCTCCGGTGATGCCGGCCGCCCTCCGGGAAGGAAAATATCCCGCGGTGCTTCCCGCTCTCTGTTCGGGCGTGCCAAGGCTTGAGCATCTCATCGACGCTTTTTGGCAGCGGCCACGGGTTCTCTGCCTTGGGAGACGGGTCCGGCGCGAAGACCCGCGGTCTGGGCCCCGCCGCGGTCGGTGCATCCTCCTGCTGTCGACAGGGGCCGATGCCGAGGACGAGCAGGATGCCGAGGACGAGCGCCAGGCGCGAGAGGAGGGTGCGGAGCATGGGTAGGCAAGTATACGTCGATTGAGCGGGTTTGCGGTGGTGGACATCACGACTGCCATTGCGCTTCTCCGCGCCCCTTTGCATCACGCCCTGCATGCCTTGGCAGAGTGCCCCGAACAAGCCCCGAGCCAAGCCTCGGTCGGTGACTGCGCCACACGGCTAAGCTCAGGCCCCCCCAGGGCTTTCTCTCCCCCGTCCAGTTCTGAACCGTCCCGTGGCAGCCCCTTTGCTCACCCCCACCTGCGGACGACCCCATTCGTCCTTCCACGCCTCGCTTCATTCACCAGCAAGAGGGACAACCCATGATGCGTAGCATGATTCGCGGTGCCGCAGCTGGTCTCGCTCTGGTTCTGGTTGCTCAGGCCGCACACGCCCAGGCCGGTCTCAGCCTCGGGCTCGGGGGCGGCGCCGTGCTGCCCAGCGGCACGATGGCCAATGGCCTCCAGACCGGCTGGAACGGCATGATCGTGGCCCGGGTGAAGCCCGCGCTCAGCCCGGTGGGCCTTCAGCTCGACGGCTTCTACGACCGCTTCGCGCTCGAGGGCGGCATCGACGGTCACAGCAGCATGCTCGGCGCCACGGCGAACGTGGTCTTCGCCATGCCGAGCGCGATGGTGGCTCACCCGTACCTGCTGGGCGGCGTCGGGGTGTACAACGGGAAGACCTCGATCGATGGCGTAGGGTCGTCCCCGTCGCAGACCAAGTTCGGTCTGAATGCCGGAGCCGGGCTCGACTTCGCCTTCGGGAGCAGCGCCCGACTGTTCGCCGAGGGGCGGTTCCATGCGATCCTCAAAGGGGTGACCGACCCGACGACCGCGCAGGAGAAGACCGGGTACATGATCCCGCTCACCGTCGGCCTGCGCTGGGCGATGCGCTAAGCGATTCAACTCCTGCCGTAGACAGCCGCCTCGCCTTCGGGCGAGGCGGTTTTGTCTTTCCCGCCCGGCCGATCGCTGCGGCGGCGCAGCCACACTGTGCTCGGGCCAGACCTGAGCGCCGTCCGGCCCACCACCCGGAAGTACAACCATCTCAACCTGTTGGGTCCCGGAGCATCGGCGGGCCCACCGCGTGCGTAATCCCGCTCCGTAAGAGAGCCGACTCCTCGGCTTCTCTGCACTCCCCTGCACCCGCTCTAGCCGACAACCAGAGGGTACCGTGTCGCGCTTTGTGCTTCTCGTCGCCGCGTGCGCCGGTGTGGCGCTGGCGGGCTGCGCTCCAGCAACGCAAGCGGTCCGGCTCTCGGACGGCCCCCAGCCGGTCGAGCTGCGAATGCGCACCGCGATGCTCCTGGCGGACCAGCCGACCGAGATCGTGGTAGAGAGTCCCGGCTCGGACAGCATCGCGATCGAGTCGGACAATGGGCTCGATCGCTACTGGAGCGCCGGCCCGGTCCTCCACGCGAAGCTCACCCCGACCTTCGGTGACACGGCGGGGACTACGCTCGAGGCGGTGCGCTGGCACGGACAGCTGCTCGACCGGCTGAAAAAGCCCGCCAGGATCTCCGCCTGCAGGGAAGGCCGCTGCCGCGAGTTCTATCACGAGTTCCCCCGCCAGCTCCTGGAGCACAACCGGCGCACCGTGGCACTCACCGCCGGGTGGAGCACGGTCTTCGCCCAGCGGTCCATCACCGGGACCGACCGGAGCGTGCTGTTCGAGAAGGCGCTGAGCAATTCGATCTGGTCATTTCAGGCGGAGCTGGCGGAGCGGAGCTGGAGCGCACTGGCTCAGGGCTTCGTCGGCGCCGACCAGCGCGGCGCCTCGCTCGATCTCTCCCGCGTGATCAAGCCGGCCGGCGACGGCCTTCGCTACGGGCTTGCCATGCACTTGGGCCTGACCCACTCGACATGGCTGCCGGAGCAACAGAGTCCGCTGCTGGCCGACCGGACGGTCTACCAGCTCAGCGCGGGTCCCAGCATCATGATCAAAGGCATCACGGCGAGCACCCAGATCGGGGTGCACACCGACGGGGTCGAGACGCTGCAGGTGCTCAGCACCCGCGTGTCCCTCAACGGGAACCTCACCGCCGTCCGAAGCCCGGTCACCCTGTCCGCCGAGAAGACCTTCTCCTTCGGCGGCGGCGCGATCATCTCTCGCCGGCGGGACGCCCTCGAGAGCCTCGGCGGCGCCGTCCATCTGTTCGACGATTTCGCGGTGACTGCCGGCGTGACCACCCACCGGATCGCCTGGCCCAACGAACGTTCGGCCGACGACCTGCGGGGCACGGAGACGCTGATCAGGCTGGGAGGGGAGTATGCGGTGAGTTGGTAAGGTGGACAAGGTGAGGCAGGGTGGGGCAAGGTATCACTAACCCTGCATCCTTCCCCTTGCCCCACTCTGCCTCACCCTGCCCCACCTCGCCTCACTTTCCCAGACTCACCAATATCTCGAACGTCCTCGTCTTGTAGCTCGTGCTGCTGGTCACCGTGGAGACGTCGAGGTTGCGCAAACCGTAGATGTAGCGACCCTCGATGCCGAGGCCGGCGGACGAGCTGCCGAAACGCAATCCGGCCCCCACCACACCAGCGTAATCGGTCTTCTTCCGAGGGGAGTTGGCGGCGCACTCGGCGCCCGCGGCGGTCCTGCAGCGCACCTCGAAGGAGATCTGCGGTCCAGCATAGACGAAGGGTTGGATGCCTCCAGCGGGAATCATTGCCTTCACATACACCGGCACGTCGATGAAGTCGAGCTTGGTCTCGGCGGTGGCGAAGCTCTCGTCGGAGCGGGCACCGCGCTGGGCATAGAGTCCCTCGACGTCGAAGCCGAGGACCGCGGCGCGATAGCCGGCGTAGAGGCCACCGGTGAACCCGGTGCGAGTCTTGAGGTCGCCGGGGAGCACGCCCTTGTTGGAGATGTTGCCGAAGGAGACCCCTGCCTTCACCCCGAATTCGCCTTGGGCGAGAGTGATCGAGGGCATTGCCGGGGCGAGCAGGACGAGGAGCAGCAGGGAGCGCAGGGAACGCATGGTGTCTCCGGATTCTCGAGGGGCTGAGTCGTCACGAGTGTCAACGCAGCATGCCACTCACAGTCGGCTTCCCGCCATGAGCCAGGACACAGAGCGATAGCTCTGCGGGTCGGTCGAGGTGTCGCTCGAGGGCGACCACGCAACACCCGCGTGACCCACGTTACCGCGCCGCGTCCAACTCGTCCCAGATTCAAGAGTTGCGGGCGTAGTCTGCCGGCGTGTCCAGACCCACACGAGCCCAGAGGAAACAAATGGCCAGGAATCGGAAACCTGCGAAGGCCTCAAAGCGGAAGGCCGCGACCCGGAAACCTGCGGCGCGCAAGTCGACCACACGCAAGTCGGCGACGCGCAGCGGGTCGAGTCGATCAGCCGCGACACGTAAGTCGTCGGGCAGGAGAGGTAGCGCTCGGAAGACGACCGGCAAGGCAAAGCGGACCAAGTCGGTCACCACGAGGGCGGCGGCAATGGCGAAGGGCCTGAAGGACAAGGCTCTCCAGGGTATGGACGCGGTCAGAGGTACGGGCGAGCGTGCCTGGGACGCCCTCAAATCAACCACCGGCACGGTGGTCGAAGGTGTGAAGGAGCGAGTCGGCTCTAGTTAGGTGCCGGCCCGAGCGGCTGGCCGGTCACCGCCTGGACCAGCGCGCCGAACGCCCCGAGCACCTCGGCCGCGGTGAAGGTACAGTGCCCGAACCGGTCCACCGGGATCTGCGCCACCAGGAAGTCGCTGGTGCCGGCCGCCTCCACCCTGGCCCGGTAGGCTGCCTCATGCCACGACGGAATGATCGGATCCACCGTGTTGAACAGGGTCACCAGCGGTGACGTGAGCCGACCGGACGTCTCGTACATGGCGGCGAGATGGCTCAATGCCGGCTGGCCCGCCGAGTAGGATGGGACCGCCAGCCCGTCGATGGGGCGCGGGTAGTCGGTCGGCCTGACGTTGTCGTAGGGCGCGCCACCGAGGACGTCCGCGGCGTTGTTACCGAAGAGAATACTGTACCCCAGCAGGCGGAGGACGACATCCACCACCACCGCCTGGTCCGAGGCGTCGAGCTGCAGCGGGATTCCCGCCCGCGCCAGCAGCTCGTTGGTGAGCGCCGGATTGCTCACCACTACCTGCGCGATCAGCTGCGCCAGCGGCCCCGGCTGAGTGGGCGTGCCGAAGAGCTGGGTCACCTGCGCCGGCACCGCATCCAGCGGGCCGAGGCTGGTGAGGCCGAGCTGCGGAAGCAGGGGTGCCAGCACCGGTCCGAACAGCAGATCGAAGACCAGCCGGACGTCACCGTAGTAGTTGAGCTGCCGCTGGAAGTCGCCGATCGGGCCGCACGCGGCCAGGGCGCCGTCGAAGAGCTGAGTATGCCGCTCCGTCGCCAGGACCATGACTTGTGCCCCTTCGGAGACCCCGACGCCGTACGTATGTCCTCCGAGCGGTCCATACAGCTCACGGAACTGGGCCGCGAGTCGCTGCAGGTCCCGGGTACCCTCTACGATGATCAGCCCGTTCTCCCGGTAGCTGGTGGTGGCGAACCCGAAACCGAGCCCGGTGATGAGCTGGGAGACTCGCTGGCCGCCGATCTCGTCGTCCCGGATGAACAGAGGGAGCTGAGGCGGAACCGAGCCGGGGGCGTAGATCACCAGGTTGCCGGTGGCGGCGTCGAATCCCGGTGGCACACAGATGAGGTAAAGGGTTCCGCTGCCGGGGAGCGATCCGCTGGCACCTGTGGTGCCGGCCGGGCACCCTTCCGGGGTACCGGTCGGCACACTCAGAGGCTCCGATCCCGTCGCCGGCGCGCCGAGGTTCGAGGAGGTCGGGGGGTCGCTGCAAGCGGCGAGGGCGATCAGCAGGGCGGGGAGGGCGCGGACGGCGGTCGTCATCGGGGCTGCTCCTTGGGGAACGATGGCGCCTCAATCTGGGATACCGTGAGCGGATAGGCCAGGGGCCGGCCGGGAGCGTCGGAAGTCGCTCAGGTGATAGATTTCTTTCCTGGAACCGTGTCTTTGCCGCGAACCTGAGTCAGGATGTCAGTCCGCACTATCGCTCCACGTCTGCGCCTCGCGCCAGCCCGCCGGTGTTCAGCATGACCGGCGGACTTCCGGGGACCACCCTGCCTGGTGGGCTTCGTCTCCTGGACCAGCTGAGCCTCACGCCCGAAGGGCCACTCTATCGCGCCCAGCTCCCGGACGGGCGTGAGCTCGTGGTCCTGCTCCTCCAACCCGATCAGCTGGGCGGCGACCCTGCCGTGCGTACGCACCTGCGGGACTGGTACCGCCAGGCGTTGCGGATCCGGCATCCCAATGTCGCCGCGGTTCGTGACGTGGGTGAGACGGAGACCGGTCAGATCTACGTGGTTTCCGAGTGCCTCACCGGCGAGCTGCTGTCCGAGCTGCTCGCGAGCTCCGGCGCCCTGGCGCCCGCCGACGCCATGCGTATTTACCGGCAGGTCGTGTCCGGTCTGCAGGCGGCTCACCGAGTCGGCTGGACGCACGGGAACCTGTCGCCCGATACCATCCTGCTGACCCAGACCCCGGACGGCACATCAGGAGTCAAGCTCATCCACTTCACCCTGCCGTTCGCCCCGGCGGAAGCCGGCGCCGATCGGGCAGACAATCTGATTGCAGGCCGGGAGTACGCCAGCCCGGAACGACTCGCCGGGCAGCCGCCCACGGAAGCGGGTGACGTGTTCAGTCTGGGAGCGGTGCTGCATCACCTCCTCACCGGCGCCCCGCCGGGTTCGAAGGCCAGGAAGGCCACCATTCCCCGGGCCATGCGCGCTGTGATCGGTCGGGCGCTGGCGCCGGTGCCGGCCCAGCGGTTTCGGACGATTGCGGAGCTCGCCGCGGCGGTGGAAGCCGCGGTCACGGCCGCGGCAGAGGCTGAACGCAGGAGGGCAAGTGCCGGCGGCCCAGGTCCACTCCGAGTGGCCGCGGCTGTCGTCGCGGTCGTGGCGACGGGAGTCTGGTTGCGCGGGAGCCTGGAGCAGCCGGTGGAGAGCGCATTGCTGCGGGTCTCGGAGGCTGCCAGCACCCCTCCTCCTCCCAAGCCGCCTGTGGCTCCGTCGCCGATACGCCCCTCGGCGCCTGCCAAGCATGAAACCAAGCCGCCCATTCCGCCACCAGCTCCGCGGCGGACTCGCGCCGCGGAGCGCGCACCGGAGCGCGCAGCTGAGCCGCCACCGGTCTCACCCCGCGCTGCAGACAGTGCCGTGAGCTCCCCCGACACTGGCCAGGGAGGTGCGCGGGAGGATGCGCGGGAGGACGCGCCCCGCACGCTGGACCAACGGGCGCAGGTCTATCTGCGCATCGGGCTGGACGAGGCCGCGCGGCAGCTGGGCGGGCCGGTTCATGGCATTGAAGGAATGTCGCCGGTGT is a window from the Gemmatimonadales bacterium genome containing:
- a CDS encoding outer membrane beta-barrel protein; translated protein: MMRSMIRGAAAGLALVLVAQAAHAQAGLSLGLGGGAVLPSGTMANGLQTGWNGMIVARVKPALSPVGLQLDGFYDRFALEGGIDGHSSMLGATANVVFAMPSAMVAHPYLLGGVGVYNGKTSIDGVGSSPSQTKFGLNAGAGLDFAFGSSARLFAEGRFHAILKGVTDPTTAQEKTGYMIPLTVGLRWAMR
- a CDS encoding porin family protein — encoded protein: MRSLRSLLLLVLLAPAMPSITLAQGEFGVKAGVSFGNISNKGVLPGDLKTRTGFTGGLYAGYRAAVLGFDVEGLYAQRGARSDESFATAETKLDFIDVPVYVKAMIPAGGIQPFVYAGPQISFEVRCRTAAGAECAANSPRKKTDYAGVVGAGLRFGSSSAGLGIEGRYIYGLRNLDVSTVTSSTSYKTRTFEILVSLGK
- a CDS encoding serine/threonine-protein kinase; amino-acid sequence: MTGGLPGTTLPGGLRLLDQLSLTPEGPLYRAQLPDGRELVVLLLQPDQLGGDPAVRTHLRDWYRQALRIRHPNVAAVRDVGETETGQIYVVSECLTGELLSELLASSGALAPADAMRIYRQVVSGLQAAHRVGWTHGNLSPDTILLTQTPDGTSGVKLIHFTLPFAPAEAGADRADNLIAGREYASPERLAGQPPTEAGDVFSLGAVLHHLLTGAPPGSKARKATIPRAMRAVIGRALAPVPAQRFRTIAELAAAVEAAVTAAAEAERRRASAGGPGPLRVAAAVVAVVATGVWLRGSLEQPVESALLRVSEAASTPPPPKPPVAPSPIRPSAPAKHETKPPIPPPAPRRTRAAERAPERAAEPPPVSPRAADSAVSSPDTGQGGAREDAREDAPRTLDQRAQVYLRIGLDEAARQLGGPVHGIEGMSPVFIGLAQRPLLAGADSIQPVVRAVYLDPNGRLILLDQQRISARASVPKATGDRWPIGSVMMYLHGETSPQTIRNLRARVR